From a single Pseudomonas sp. A34-9 genomic region:
- a CDS encoding TonB-dependent copper receptor: MSRFAAVPRSGSAPASFALNESRIRFRHATAVLCGVLLSPLVLADDHTGHNEELSPTVITAIAPSSPLTIVTNPKDPRQPVPASDGGDYLKTIPGFALVRNGGTNGDPVLRGMFGSRLNILTNGSMMLGACPGRMDAPTSYISPETYDKLTVIKGPQTVLWGPGASAGTVLFDREPESFGELGTRVNASILAGSHGRFDKVVDAAAGGPLGYVRVIGNTAHSDDYRDGNNDIVASRYDKWNGDVAVGWTPDADTLIELTAGKGDGEARYAGRGMDGSQFLRESLGLRFEKSNITDVLEKLEAQVYYNYADHVMDNYTLRTPSGTGMMAGPMASNVERRTLGARIKATWRWADIQLITGLDAQTNEHRQRSGMGVDTYKDQPYSKDADFHNYGVFSEMTWYAADRDRLITGARVDRASAKDYRQTTGSGMMSRANPTADDTRADTLPSGFVRYEHDLADSPTTLYAGLGHAQRFPDYWELFSPQSGPAGSVNAFDSIKPEKTTQVDFGVNYKSADLEAWASGYIGVVRDYILFDYTPGMMGMSTSRAENIDARIMGGELGAAYAFTDHWKADATLAYAWGKNSSDGKALPQMPPLDARFGLTYSEDNWSAGALWRVVAAQNRIDQNKGNVVGKDYDKSSGFGVFSLNGAYRINKHWKVSSGVDNLFGKAYAEHLNLAGNAGFGYPANDPQAINEPGRTLWTKVDMSF; this comes from the coding sequence ATGTCCAGGTTTGCTGCTGTACCACGCTCGGGTTCTGCCCCGGCGTCCTTCGCTTTGAACGAATCGCGAATTCGTTTCAGGCACGCTACCGCCGTCCTTTGCGGCGTCCTGCTGTCTCCGCTGGTACTGGCCGATGATCACACCGGCCACAACGAAGAACTCAGCCCGACGGTAATTACCGCGATTGCCCCCAGTTCACCACTGACCATCGTCACCAACCCCAAGGATCCGCGCCAACCGGTGCCGGCCAGCGACGGCGGCGATTACCTGAAGACCATTCCGGGCTTTGCGCTGGTGCGCAATGGCGGCACCAACGGCGATCCGGTGTTGCGCGGCATGTTCGGCTCACGCCTGAACATCCTCACCAACGGCAGCATGATGCTCGGCGCCTGCCCGGGGCGGATGGATGCGCCGACCTCGTACATCTCGCCGGAAACCTACGACAAACTCACGGTGATCAAAGGCCCGCAAACGGTACTGTGGGGGCCTGGCGCCTCGGCCGGCACCGTGCTGTTCGACCGTGAGCCAGAGAGCTTCGGCGAACTCGGCACCCGCGTGAACGCGAGCATTCTGGCCGGCTCCCACGGACGCTTCGACAAGGTCGTCGACGCCGCTGCCGGTGGCCCGTTGGGCTACGTGCGCGTGATCGGCAACACCGCGCATTCCGACGACTACCGCGACGGCAACAACGACATCGTCGCCTCGCGCTACGACAAGTGGAACGGCGACGTCGCCGTCGGCTGGACCCCGGACGCCGACACGCTGATCGAACTCACCGCCGGCAAGGGCGACGGCGAAGCGCGCTACGCCGGGCGCGGCATGGACGGCTCGCAGTTCCTGCGTGAAAGCCTCGGCCTGCGTTTCGAAAAATCCAACATCACCGACGTTCTGGAGAAACTTGAAGCACAGGTCTACTACAACTACGCCGACCACGTCATGGACAACTACACCCTGCGCACGCCGTCCGGCACCGGGATGATGGCAGGTCCCATGGCATCCAATGTCGAACGCCGCACCCTCGGTGCACGGATCAAAGCAACCTGGCGTTGGGCTGATATCCAGCTCATCACCGGCCTCGACGCGCAGACCAACGAGCACCGCCAGCGCAGCGGCATGGGCGTCGATACCTACAAGGATCAGCCGTACAGCAAGGACGCCGACTTCCATAACTACGGCGTGTTCAGCGAGATGACCTGGTACGCCGCCGACCGCGATCGACTGATCACTGGCGCCCGCGTCGACCGCGCTTCAGCCAAGGATTACCGGCAAACAACCGGCTCGGGAATGATGAGCCGTGCTAACCCGACCGCCGACGACACCCGCGCCGACACCCTGCCCAGCGGTTTCGTGCGCTATGAGCATGACCTGGCCGACAGCCCGACCACGCTGTACGCAGGGTTAGGCCACGCGCAACGCTTCCCGGATTACTGGGAGCTGTTTTCGCCCCAGTCCGGCCCGGCCGGATCGGTCAATGCGTTCGATTCGATCAAACCGGAAAAAACCACTCAGGTCGATTTCGGCGTGAACTACAAGAGCGCCGACCTCGAAGCCTGGGCCTCGGGTTACATCGGTGTGGTTCGCGATTACATCCTCTTCGACTACACCCCGGGAATGATGGGCATGAGCACCTCGCGCGCCGAGAACATCGACGCGCGAATCATGGGCGGTGAACTCGGTGCTGCGTACGCATTCACCGACCACTGGAAAGCCGATGCGACCCTGGCTTACGCCTGGGGCAAGAACAGCAGCGATGGCAAGGCTCTGCCGCAGATGCCGCCGTTGGATGCGCGTTTCGGCCTGACCTATAGCGAAGACAACTGGAGCGCCGGCGCACTGTGGAGGGTGGTTGCCGCGCAGAACCGTATCGATCAGAACAAGGGCAACGTGGTCGGCAAGGATTACGACAAGAGTTCGGGCTTCGGCGTGTTCTCGCTCAACGGTGCCTACCGGATCAACAAGCACTGGAAGGTCAGCAGCGGCGTCGACAACCTGTTCGGCAAGGCTTACGCCGAACACCTGAACCTGGCGGGCAACGCCGGGTTCGGCTACCCGGCCAACGACCCGCAAGCGATCAATGAACCGGGGCGCACGCTCTGGACCAAGGTCGACATGAGTTTCTAA